In Daphnia magna isolate NIES linkage group LG5, ASM2063170v1.1, whole genome shotgun sequence, a single genomic region encodes these proteins:
- the LOC123472233 gene encoding uncharacterized protein LOC123472233: MEDENADDEIASNERNLNKKLIKRGFQQPEISRYIKDVSSANYNTNKHRMIRIMFIANQLARDAGVELLIFGYFPNVTVGSCAAWAFGEETKNIVTKPTAKSFLKHWENVFSLKEDIRQNPAKANVDVDNEEPQTENVDNEEPQTENVENEERQGENVDVDNEDDPQTENVENEEREAENEEPQTENVELNKEKEVVV; encoded by the exons ATGGAAGATGAAAATGCTGATGATGAAATAGCCTCAAATGAAAGAAAcctgaataaaaaattaattaaaagagGATTTCAACAACCAGAAATCAGTCGGTACATTAAAGATGTTTCTTCTGCCAATTACAACACCAACAAGCACCGAATGATTCGAATCATGTTTATT GCTAACCAGCTTGCCAGAGACGCCGGTGTTGAATTACTCATTTTTGGGTATTTCCCAAATGTTACTGTGGGAAGTTGTGCAGCATGGGCATTTGGTGAAGAGACTAAAAATATTGTTACGAAACCAACAGCCAAATCATTTCTTAAACATTGGGAGaatgttttttcattaaaagaaG ATATACGTCAAAATCCAGCCAAGGCCAATGTTGATGTTGACAATGAAGAAccacaaactgaaaatgttgacaatgaagaaccacaaactgaaaatgttgaaaatgaagaacgacaaggtgaaaatgttgatgttgacaATGAAGATGATccacaaactgaaaatgttgaaaatgaagaacgagaagctgaaaatgaagaaccacaaactgaaaatgttgagttaaacaaagaaaaagaagttgtcGTATAG
- the LOC123472635 gene encoding uncharacterized protein LOC123472635 has product MTASNPSSFPPVTLSETQVLISSPSPPVSVVTIRSEIPELPTPETGQWGTENGVLASSDSASASIFKQQKRKNGVESETSTKKNALFQKMLPQRNRHSGSQQEHKNRNF; this is encoded by the exons ATGACCGCTTCGAATCCTTCGTCGTTCCCTCCTGTAACTTTGAGTGAAACGCAAGTTCTTATCTCTTCTCCTAGTCCGCCGGTTTCAGTTGTCACTATTCGCAGTGAAATCCCTGAACTACCAACCCCTGAAACTGGACAATGGGGAACGGAAAATGGAG TATTGGCGTCGTCGGATTCTGCATCCGcttcaattttcaaacaacaaaagCGGAAGAATGGTGTCGAAAGTGAAACAAGTACGAAAAAAAACGCGctgtttcaaaaaatgttgCCTCAACGAAACAGACACAGCGGAAGTCAACAAGAACACAAAaaccgaaatttttaa
- the LOC116915659 gene encoding outer mitochondrial transmembrane helix translocase isoform X1, with protein sequence MNEETKLSILLRIALATAFTCVAVKWMVDQLDPTKEKKKKAKQQAQALMTKLRIKTNLQLTEYELAIASNLVDPESIPVSWNDVAGLDGVVQELHDTLILPIKSKKLFPSQLLQPPKGILLHGPPGCGKTMVAKATAKEAGMRFINLDASTLTDKWYGESQKLATAVFSLAVKIQPCIIFIDEIDSLLRSRDSNDHEATAMVKALFMSHWDGLTTDNAKNSVVVLGATNRPQDVDKAILRRMPASFYIGLPGTEQRRQIAQTILKNERLSTDVDLEQLARLTEGFSGSDIRELCRTAAVYGMRDSLKSTTNDTYVEECITMGNFLQAHAKLRESKLHCGTLTLSRIDLD encoded by the exons ATgaatgaagaaacaaaactttcAATTTTGCTAAGGATAGCGTTGGCAACGGCATTTACATGTGTTGCAGTGAAATGGATGGTTGATCAACTAGATcctacaaaggaaaaaaaaaaaaaagccaagcAACAAGCTCAAGCCCTCATGACTAAATTACGAATAAAAACCAATTTACAG TTGACAGAGTATGAACTTGCGATTGCAAGTAATTTAGTGGATCCTGAAAGCATTCCTGTATCTTGGAATGATGTTGCTGGTCTGGATGGTGTGGTACAGGAGCTGCATGACACCCTTATCCTACCCATCAAAAGTAAAAAGCTGTTTCCCAGCCAGTTGCTTCAGCCTCCAAAAG gtATACTATTGCATGGACCTCCAGGGTGTGGAAAAACTATG GTGGCCAAAGCCACTGCAAAAGAAGCTGGAATGAGATTCATAAACTTGGATGCTTCAACACTAACTgacaag TGGTATGGTGAGAGCCAGAAACTAGCAACGGCGGTTTTTTCCTTAGCAGTGAAAATTCAGCCTTGCATTATATTTATCGACGAAATTGACTCTCTTCTTCGTTCCAG AGATTCAAACGACCATGAAGCGACCGCCATGGTGAAGGCCCTTTTCATGTCGCACTGG GATGGTCTAACAACAGACAATGCAAAAAATAGCGTCG TTGTTTTAGGCGCAACCAACCGACCTCAGGACGTCGATAAAGCTATCTTACGTCGAATGCCTGCATCTTTCTATATAGGACTTCCG GGTACAGAACAGCGCCGGCAGATTGCGCAAACAATCTTGAAAAATGAACGCTTATCTACAG ATGTCGATCTGGAACAACTGGCAAGGTTAACTGAAGGCTTTTCGGGCTCGGACATCAGGGAACTTTGTCGAACTGCGGCTGTTTATGGAATGCGTGACAGTTTGAAAAGTACAACCAACGACACCTACGTAGAAGAATGTATCACTATGGGAAACTTCTTGCAGGCGCATGCGAAATTGCGCGAGTCAAAATTACATTGTGGGACATTGACGTTATCTCGCATCGATTTAGATTAA
- the LOC116915659 gene encoding outer mitochondrial transmembrane helix translocase isoform X2 yields the protein MNEETKLSILLRIALATAFTCVAVKWMVDQLDPTKEKKKKAKQQAQALMTKLRIKTNLQLTEYELAIASNLVDPESIPVSWNDVAGLDGVVQELHDTLILPIKSKKLFPSQLLQPPKGILLHGPPGCGKTMVAKATAKEAGMRFINLDASTLTDKWYGESQKLATAVFSLAVKIQPCIIFIDEIDSLLRSRDSNDHEATAMVKALFMSHWDGLTTDNAKNSVGATNRPQDVDKAILRRMPASFYIGLPGTEQRRQIAQTILKNERLSTDVDLEQLARLTEGFSGSDIRELCRTAAVYGMRDSLKSTTNDTYVEECITMGNFLQAHAKLRESKLHCGTLTLSRIDLD from the exons ATgaatgaagaaacaaaactttcAATTTTGCTAAGGATAGCGTTGGCAACGGCATTTACATGTGTTGCAGTGAAATGGATGGTTGATCAACTAGATcctacaaaggaaaaaaaaaaaaaagccaagcAACAAGCTCAAGCCCTCATGACTAAATTACGAATAAAAACCAATTTACAG TTGACAGAGTATGAACTTGCGATTGCAAGTAATTTAGTGGATCCTGAAAGCATTCCTGTATCTTGGAATGATGTTGCTGGTCTGGATGGTGTGGTACAGGAGCTGCATGACACCCTTATCCTACCCATCAAAAGTAAAAAGCTGTTTCCCAGCCAGTTGCTTCAGCCTCCAAAAG gtATACTATTGCATGGACCTCCAGGGTGTGGAAAAACTATG GTGGCCAAAGCCACTGCAAAAGAAGCTGGAATGAGATTCATAAACTTGGATGCTTCAACACTAACTgacaag TGGTATGGTGAGAGCCAGAAACTAGCAACGGCGGTTTTTTCCTTAGCAGTGAAAATTCAGCCTTGCATTATATTTATCGACGAAATTGACTCTCTTCTTCGTTCCAG AGATTCAAACGACCATGAAGCGACCGCCATGGTGAAGGCCCTTTTCATGTCGCACTGG GATGGTCTAACAACAGACAATGCAAAAAATAGCGTCG GCGCAACCAACCGACCTCAGGACGTCGATAAAGCTATCTTACGTCGAATGCCTGCATCTTTCTATATAGGACTTCCG GGTACAGAACAGCGCCGGCAGATTGCGCAAACAATCTTGAAAAATGAACGCTTATCTACAG ATGTCGATCTGGAACAACTGGCAAGGTTAACTGAAGGCTTTTCGGGCTCGGACATCAGGGAACTTTGTCGAACTGCGGCTGTTTATGGAATGCGTGACAGTTTGAAAAGTACAACCAACGACACCTACGTAGAAGAATGTATCACTATGGGAAACTTCTTGCAGGCGCATGCGAAATTGCGCGAGTCAAAATTACATTGTGGGACATTGACGTTATCTCGCATCGATTTAGATTAA